In Crassostrea angulata isolate pt1a10 chromosome 4, ASM2561291v2, whole genome shotgun sequence, one genomic interval encodes:
- the LOC128179822 gene encoding uncharacterized protein LOC128179822 isoform X5, protein MQEEMSLSKYKSNRGTTHFARIARAILGPCMDVLREVLAKEISPPDLEKKVKDYISQNRKPPISEKQKQLVYSKKYSDFDITLLYFLFRNICSISQHENKWGKDPKPTDKGVSANIERVRILRNEWYGHATDFFLSDSDFEQRWNHISQIVKDLEGNLGTSTKYQDILILLKTCFMDPESIELYIDTLLTDITNLKEGFGELQTDVTDIKEGFGELQTDVTNIKEGFGELQTDVTDIKESFGEFQTDVTSLKEDVEEIKKTNEKYSTQVLSLGSPCNLNASTGKQSTVTFPAESQMEKSIFDQWEQDESCFISTNACEEVEKIIKSRNLVIVGGHSGSGKSAIIQHIALKYRKQGWTVRRVTEVKEIVNEYSSSRFQKNKTICVFNDPLGKESFDEILNNSWQRYEEEITTYLKTAKLFMSCRNYIISESRITRYLVQHSDIVDINNDQHKLSKQEKIQILNIYMSSLNLSKEECNRIVKTERYFPLLCKLYSKKKEYLGNIFKFFEEPVTVLEGEISYFKNKNKEKYLALVLLVLFNNKICIGNLLENKEYTEEFKHGLNLCGFNSMAPFEVGNNLDSLNEYLVKKVGDTYHFYHDFVMEVTTHVFGTDYPTETIKYADIGFLRRRVKLGNFDKHDDSFTIYLSDRYIEKLGERLYTELFGERVVDVVLNPCLKNEKVIEVLQKKIAGHPENHYMLLETKKLTIDKQKLDLTSKTVLMNKLEFLELENEVSPLFVLIVFCHTQLSLYCLNFLEQKHTDNSCFSAVCCNGSTELFNYVCKDHAEESFNKTWGDLCHIHIASLFHNYDLLYKLIKEGVHVNKKIDNFGGWTPLMLAAGNDIRENDNYNHRETGAERRDKTVQLLLSNGADINLCDEDGTSPLYIACQNGHDSTVQLLLSNGADINLCDEDGASPLYLACQNGHDSTVQLLLSNGADINLCNINGASPLFIACQNGHNSTVQLLLSNGADINLCLKDGASPLHIACFDGYNRTVQLLLSNGADINLCKKDGASPLYIACQNGHDSTVQLLLSNGADINLCEEDGASPLHIACENGHNRTVQLLLSNGADINLCDEDGASPLYLACQNGHDSTVQLLLSNGADINLCEEDGASPLHKACENGHNRTVQLLLSNGADINLCDEDGTSPLYIACQNGHDSTVQLLLSNGADINLCDEDGASPLYLACQNGHDSTVQLLLSNGADINLCNINGASPLFIACQNGHNSTVQLLLSNGADINLCLKDGASPLHIACFDGYNRTVQLLLSNGADINLCKKDGASPLHIACQNGHDSTVQLLLSNGADINLCEEDGASPLHIACENGHNRTVQLLLSNGADINLCDEDGASPLYLACQNGHDSTVQLLLSNGADINLCLEDGTSPLYRACENGHDSTVQLLLSNGADINLCLKDGASPLYLACQNGHDSTVQLLLSNGADINLCNINGASPLFIACQNGHNSTVQLLLSNGADINLCLKDGASPLHIACFDGYNRTVQLLLSNGADINLCLKDGASPLHIACFDGCNRTVQLLLSNGADINLCDEGGASPLYIACQNGHDSTVQLLLSNGADINLCDEDGASPLYLACQNGHDSTVQLLLSNGADINLCNINGASPLFIACQNGHNSTVQLLLSNGADINLCLKDGASPLNIACFDGYNRTVQLLLSNGADINLCKKDGASPLYIACQNGHDSTVQLLLSNGADINLRNKNGASSLLLACQNGHNSTVQLLLSNGADIYLCDKDGASPLFIACENGHNSTVQLLLSNGADINLCLEDGTSPLFIACENGHNSTVQLLLSNGADINLCLEDGTSPLSIACQNGHDSTVQLLLSNGADINLCDKDGASPLYVACRNRHNSTVQLLLSNGADINLCLEDGASPLFIACQNGHNSTVQLLLSNGADINLCDKVVASPLFKACENGHNSTVQLLLSNGADINLCLEDGTSPLYIACENGRDSTVQLLLNNGTDINLCIEDGTSPLSVACFYGHDSTVQLLLSNGADINLRNKNGATPLYIACQNGHNSTVHHLLSNGADINLCTKDRVSPLIYAFVNRHYETVNILLINGADSSLACGWEVNPALVDCYDKQDCTVVFLLQKGNISNNLYDPDSYFSLFVSCQVERVTRTQYFKNESK, encoded by the exons ATGCAAGAGGAGAtgtctttatcaaaatataaatcgAATAGAGGGACTACACATTTTGCTCGAATTGCCCGGGCAATATTAGGTCCCTGCATGGATGTACTGCGCGAAGTTCTCGCAAAAGAGATATCTCCACCTGACTTGGAAAAGAAAGTTAAAGATTACATAAGTCAAAACAGAAAACCTCCtatcagtgaaaaacaaaaacagcttGTTTACAGCAAAAAATACTCTGACTTTGACATTACGTTACTCTATTTCCTCTTTCGTAACATTTGTTCAATTTCTCAACACGAAAACAAATGGGGGAAAGATCCAAAACCAACTGATAAAGGTGTATCAGCAAACATAGAACGAGTTCGTATTTTAAGAAACGAATGGTATGGACATGCTACGGACTTTTTTCTATCGGACTCAGATTTTGAACAAAGATGGAATCATATTTCTCAAATTGTAAAAGATCTGGAAGGTAATCTTGGGACTTCAACCAAGTACCAGGACATCctgattttgttaaaaacttgTTTTATGGACCCTGAATCGATAGAGCTCTACATAGATACATTGTTGACTGATATTACAAATCTGAAAG AGGGTTTTGGAGAGTTACAGACTGATGTTACAGACATAAAAG AGGGCTTTGGAGAGTTACAGACTGATGTAACAAACATAAAAG AGGGCTTTGGAGAGTTACAGACTGATGTTACAGACATAAAAG AGAGTTTTGGAGAGTTTCAAACTGATGTTACAAGTCTGAAAG AGGATGTAGAAGAGATAAAAAAGACAAACGAAAAATATAGTACTCAAG TTCTATCACTtggaagtccgtgcaacctgaatgcctcgaccGGAAAGCAATCAACAGTAACTTTCCCggccg AATCACAGATGGAAAAGTCCATTTTTGACCAATGGGAGCAGGACGaatcttgttttatttcaacaaatgCTTGTGAAGAAgtagaaaaaataatcaaaagcaGGAACCTGGTTATAGTGGGTGGTCACTCAGGATCCGGAAAGTCAGCCATTATTCAACACATCGCACTCAAATACAGAAAGCAGGGCTGGACCGTAAGACGAGTAACGGAGGTAAAAGAAATTGTGAATGAATATTCTTCAAGTCGATTTCAAAAGAATAAAACCATTTGTGTTTTTAATGATCCACTGGGAAAAGAATCCTTTGATGAAATATTGAACAATTCATGGCAAAGATATGAGGAAGAAATAACAACTTACTTAAAGACAGCAAAACTTTTTATGTCATGCAGGAATTACATTATTTCTGAGAGTAGGATAACACGCTATCTCGTTCAGCATTCAGATATCGTAGATATCAATAATGACCAACATAAACTTTCcaaacaagaaaaaatccaaattttgaACATATATATGTCCAGTCTGAATTTATCAAAAGAAGAATGCAATCGTATTGTTAAAACTGAAAGGTATTTTCCGTTACTGTGTAAATTATattcgaaaaaaaaagaatatctaggaaacatattcaaatttttcgaaGAACCTGTTACAGTTTTAGAAGGAGAAATatcttatttcaaaaacaaaaacaaagaaaaatacttaGCTTTAGTTCTTCTTGTTCTTTTTAATAATAAGATTTGCATTGGTAATCTCTTAGAAAACAAAGAATACACCGAAGAGTTTAAACATGGGTTAAACCTCTGCGGATTTAATAGTATGGCACCTTTTGAAGTAGGCAACAATCTTGACTCCCTGAACGAATATTTGGTCAAGAAAGTAGGCGACACGTACCATTTTTATCATGACTTTGTAATGGAAGTTACTACGCATGTGTTTGGAACAGATTATCCCACTGAAACAATAAAATACGCCGATATTGGCTTCCTCAGAAGAAGAGTAAAATTGGGAAATTTTGACAAACACGACGACTCGTTCACTATTTATCTAAGTGACAGATACATTGAGAAACTTGGAGAAAGGCTTTATACTGAACTGTTTGGAGAACGCGTGGTAGATGTCGTACTCAACCCTTGTCtaaagaatgaaaaagtaaTCGAAGTACTGCAAAAAAAGATAGCGGGTCATCCCGAAAATCACTATATGCTACTTGAAACAAAGAAACTtacaattgataaacaaaaactTGATTTGACTTCTAAAACAGTACtaatgaataaacttgaatttcTGGAATTAGAAAATGAAGTATCGCCATTGTTTGTTTTGATTGTATTTTGTCATACACAACTTTCGCTGTATTGCTTGAATTTTCTTGAGCAAAAGCATACCGACAACAGCTGTTTTTCTGCAGTGTGTTGCAATGGTTCAACAGAATTGTTTAATTATGTTTGTAAAGACCACGCAGAAGAATCTTTTAATAAGACATGGGGAGATTTATGCCATATTCACATTGCATCCTTGTTCCACAATTATGACCTACTTTATAAGCTCATTAAGGAAGGTGTACATGTCAATAAAAAGATTGACAATTTCGGTGGTTGGACGCCCCTTATGTTAGCAGCTGGTAACGATATCCGAGAAAACGATAACTATAACCATAGGGAAACAGGTGCAGAACGAAGGGATAaaactgtacaacttttactgagtaatggagcagacattaatttatgtgacgaggacggaaccagtcctctctatatagcttgtcaaaacggacatgatagcactgtacaacttttactgagtaatggagcagacattaatttatgtgacgaggacggagccagtcctctctatttagcttgtcaaaacggacatgatagcactgtacaacttttactgagtaatggagcagacattaatttatgcaacataaacggagccagtcctctctttatagcttgtcaaaacggacataatagcactgtacaacttttactgagtaatggagcagacattaatttatgtctaaaggacggagccagtcctctccatATAGCTTGTTTTGATGGATATAAtcgcactgtacaacttttactgagtaatggagcagacataaATTTATGTAAGAaggacggagccagtcctctctatatagcttgtcaaaacggacatgatagcactgtacaacttttactgagtaatggagcagacattaatttatgtgaggaggacggagccagtcctctccatATAGCTTGTGAAAACGGACACAAtcgcactgtacaacttttactgagtaatggagcagacattaatttatgtgacgaggacggagccagtcctctctatttagcttgtcaaaacggacatgatagcactgtacaacttttactgagtaatggagcagacattaatttatgtgaggaggacggagccagtcctctccatAAAGCTTGTGAAAACGGACATAAtcgcactgtacaacttttactgagtaatggagcagacattaatttatgtgacgaggacggaaccagtcctctctatatagcttgtcaaaacggacatgatagcactgtacaacttttactgagtaatggagcagacattaatttatgtgacgaggacggagccagtcctctctatttagcttgtcaaaacggacatgatagcactgtacaacttttactgagtaatggagcagacattaatttatgcaacataaacggagccagtcctctctttatagcttgtcaaaacggacataatagcactgtacaacttttactgagtaatggagcagacattaatttatgtctaaaggacggagccagtcctctccatATAGCTTGTTTTGATGGATATAAtcgcactgtacaacttttactgagtaatggagcagacattaatttatgtaagaaggacggagccagtcctctccatatagcttgtcaaaacggacatgatagcactgtacaacttttactgagtaatggagcagacattaatttatgtgaggaggacggagccagtcctctccatATAGCTTGTGAAAACGGACACAAtcgcactgtacaacttttactgagtaatggagcagacattaatttatgtgacgaggacggagccagtcctctctatttagcttgtcaaaacggacatgatagcactgtacaacttttactgagtaatggagcagacattaatttatgtctagaggacggaaccagtcctctctatagagcttgtgaaaacggacatgatagcactgtacaacttttactgagtaatggagcagacattaatttatgtctaaaggacggagccagtcctctctatttagcttgtcaaaacggacatgatagcactgtacaacttttactgagtaatggagcagacattaatttatgcaacataaacggagccagtcctctctttatagcttgtcaaaacggacataatagcactgtacaacttttactgagtaatggagcagacattaatttatgtctaaaagacggagccagtcctctccatATAGCTTGTTTTGATGGATATAAtcgcactgtacaacttttactgagtaatggagcagacattaatttatgtctaaaggacggagccagtcctctccatATAGCTTGTTTTGATGGATGTAAtcgcactgtacaacttttactgagtaatggagcagacattaatttatgtgacgagggcggagccagtcctctctatatagcttgtcaaaacggacatgatagcactgtacaacttttactgagtaatggagcagacattaatttatgtgacgaggacggagccagtcctctctatttagcttgtcaaaacggacatgatagcactgtacaacttttactgagtaatggagcagacattaatttatgcaacataaacggagccagtcctctctttatagcttgtcaaaacggacataatagcactgtacaacttttactgagtaatggagcagacattaatttatgtctaaaggacggagccagtcctctcaaTATAGCTTGTTTTGATGGATATAAtcgcactgtacaacttttactgagtaatggagcagacattaatttatgtaagaaggacggagccagtcctctctatatagcttgtcaaaacggacatgatagcactgtacaacttttactgagtaatggagcagacattaatttgcGCAACAAAAACGGAGCCAGTTCTCTCCTtttagcttgtcaaaacggacataatagcactgtacaacttttactgagtaatggagcagacatttaTTTATGTGACAaggacggagccagtcctctctttatagcttgtgaaaacggacataatagcactgtacaacttttactgagtaatggagcagacattaatttatgtctagaggacggaaccagtcctctctttatagcttgtgaaaacggacataatagcactgtacaacttttactgagtaatggagcagacattaatttatgtctagaggacggaaccagtcctctctctatagcttgtcaaaacggacatgatagcactgtacaacttttactgagtaatggagcagacattaatttatgtgacaaggacggagccagtcctctctatgtAGCTTGTCGAAACAGACataatagcactgtacaacttttactgagtaatggagcagacattaatttatgtctagaggacggagccagtcctctctttatagcttgtcaaaacggacataatagcactgtacaacttttactgagtaatggagcagacattaatttatgtgacaAGGTCGTAGCCAGTCCTCTCTTTAAAGCTTGTGAAAACGGACataatagcactgtacaacttttactgagtaatggagcagacattaatttatgtctagaggacggaaccagtcctctctatatagcttgtgaaaacggacgtgatagcactgtacaacttttactgaataATGGcacagacattaatttatgtatagAGGACGGAACCAGTCCTCTTTCTGTAGCTTGTTTttacggacatgatagcactgtacaacttttactgagtaatggagcagacattaatttgcGCAACAAAAACGGAGCCactcctctctatatagcttgtcaaaacggacataaTAGCACTGTACATcatttactgagtaatggagcagacattaatctATGTACGAAAGACAGAGTCAGCCCTCTTATTTATGCTTTTGTGAATAGACATTACGAAACTGTTAATATTTTACTCATCAACGGTGCAGACTCTAGCCTGGCTTGTGGATGGGAAGTCAATCCCGCCTTGGTTGATTGCTATGATAAACAAGACTGCACAGTTGTATTTTTACTACAAAAAGGCAACATTTCAAATAACTTGTATGACCCGGATTCGTATTTTTCTCTGTTTGTATCATGTCAGGTAGAAAGAGTGACAAGAACACAATATTTTAAGAACGAGTCTAAATAA